From a single Stackebrandtia endophytica genomic region:
- a CDS encoding dihydrodipicolinate synthase family protein, with protein MVATTLPFTSAGEVDYDAYAEHVRWLLDNGCDGVVPNGSLGEYQVLTAAERTRVVETAVSVAGGDRVMPGVAAYGALEARRWTEQAGEAGCGAVMLLPPNAFRADEASVVAHYAEVAKAGIAVVAYNNPIDTKVDLTPDLLARLHGDGYIRAVKEFSGDVRRGYQLAESAPGLDLLVGSDDVLVEMILSGAVGWVAGYPNALPGTCVRLYQAALRGDLAEALPLYRMLHPLLRWDSKTEFVQAIKLSMDLAGRFGGECRPPRFRLTGRVNDEVTAATRAALGAGAN; from the coding sequence TTCACGTCGGCCGGCGAGGTCGATTACGACGCCTACGCCGAGCATGTGCGTTGGTTGCTGGACAACGGTTGTGACGGTGTGGTCCCCAACGGTTCGTTGGGGGAGTACCAGGTGCTGACCGCGGCCGAGCGCACGCGAGTGGTGGAGACGGCGGTGTCGGTGGCCGGTGGCGACCGTGTCATGCCCGGCGTCGCCGCCTACGGGGCCTTGGAGGCCCGTCGTTGGACCGAACAGGCCGGCGAGGCCGGTTGTGGTGCGGTGATGTTGTTGCCGCCGAATGCTTTCCGCGCGGATGAGGCCTCGGTGGTGGCGCATTACGCGGAGGTGGCGAAGGCCGGGATCGCGGTGGTGGCCTATAACAATCCGATCGACACCAAAGTGGACTTGACTCCGGATCTGTTGGCGAGGTTGCACGGTGACGGCTACATCCGCGCGGTAAAGGAGTTCAGCGGCGACGTTCGCCGCGGCTACCAGTTGGCGGAGTCGGCGCCCGGACTGGATCTGCTGGTCGGTTCCGACGACGTCCTGGTGGAGATGATCCTGTCCGGAGCGGTCGGTTGGGTCGCGGGCTATCCGAATGCGCTGCCCGGTACCTGTGTGCGGCTGTACCAGGCGGCGTTGCGTGGCGACCTGGCCGAGGCGCTGCCGCTGTATCGGATGCTGCATCCGTTGCTGCGGTGGGATTCGAAGACCGAGTTTGTGCAGGCGATCAAGCTGTCCATGGATCTGGCGGGCCGGTTCGGCGGCGAGTGTCGACCACCGCGGTTCCGTCTGACGGGTCGGGTCAACGACGAGGTCACCGCCGCGACGCGTGCGGCACTGGGCGCGGGCGCGAACTGA
- a CDS encoding proline racemase family protein codes for MRAARMFQAVDSHTEGMPTRVITGGVATIPGQTMAQRRDHFIANLDEVRQLLVNEPRGHPAMSGAILQPPCDPRADVGVLFIEVSGCLPMCGHGTIGVATVLVETGMVPVTEPVTTIRLDTPAGLVTAEVAVRDGAAESVTIRNVASYCDRLDATVDVPGFGRVVYDLSYGGNFYAITDLETLGVPFDRRAKGDVIAAGLAVMAAINETARPVHRVYDHIGGLSHVLFLAPDADERSTRHAMVIHPGWFDRSPCGTGTSARMAQLHARGLLPLNVEMVSESFIGSRFSGRLVESVDEGGFSAVIPSITGRAWITGTAQYLLDPSDPFPTGFTV; via the coding sequence ATGCGCGCGGCTCGGATGTTCCAGGCGGTGGATTCCCACACCGAGGGGATGCCCACCCGTGTCATCACCGGTGGAGTCGCGACGATCCCCGGACAGACGATGGCCCAGCGACGTGACCACTTCATCGCGAACCTGGACGAGGTCCGCCAGCTGCTGGTGAACGAGCCTCGTGGGCACCCGGCGATGAGCGGCGCGATTCTGCAGCCGCCGTGCGACCCGCGCGCCGACGTCGGTGTGTTGTTCATCGAGGTGTCGGGATGCCTGCCGATGTGTGGCCACGGAACCATCGGCGTGGCAACGGTATTGGTGGAGACCGGAATGGTCCCGGTGACCGAACCGGTCACGACGATCCGGTTGGACACCCCCGCCGGCTTGGTGACCGCCGAGGTGGCGGTGCGTGACGGCGCGGCGGAGTCGGTGACCATCCGCAATGTCGCGTCCTACTGTGACCGTCTTGATGCGACGGTTGACGTGCCCGGTTTCGGGCGGGTGGTCTACGATCTGTCCTATGGCGGGAACTTTTACGCCATAACGGATCTGGAGACTTTGGGGGTACCGTTCGATCGTCGGGCGAAGGGCGATGTGATCGCCGCGGGCCTGGCGGTGATGGCGGCGATCAACGAAACGGCTCGTCCGGTGCACCGGGTGTACGACCACATTGGTGGGTTGTCTCACGTGTTGTTCCTGGCTCCGGACGCCGACGAGCGGTCGACCCGTCACGCGATGGTGATTCATCCGGGCTGGTTTGACCGATCCCCTTGCGGTACGGGAACATCAGCGCGGATGGCGCAACTGCACGCCCGTGGGTTGTTGCCGTTGAACGTGGAGATGGTGAGTGAGTCGTTCATCGGTTCGCGGTTCTCCGGTCGTCTGGTCGAGTCGGTAGACGAGGGCGGTTTTTCGGCGGTGATCCCGTCGATTACCGGTCGCGCTTGGATTACCGGCACCGCTCAGTACCTGCTGGACCCGTCGGATCCGTTCCCGACGGGGTTCACCGTGTAG
- a CDS encoding GntR family transcriptional regulator translates to MSNSARLPDLPVFEPRESLREKVTRELRAALMTGRLEPGTVYSAPVLADQFGVSATPVREAMLDLVKEGLVQPVRNKGFRVTRMDEKALDDCIEVRQLIEPAAVERISREASAEAVMRWMPVAEEIVAAARAGDITGYIDADMRFHLGLLGESGNRLLVDTVRDLRYRSRLMGIPKLARAGMLEPSAQEHVELLKLMAAPDPAAARELMCRHLDHVRGLWAGVSSPPTL, encoded by the coding sequence GTGTCCAATTCAGCTCGGCTTCCCGATCTGCCGGTGTTCGAGCCGCGTGAGAGTCTGCGTGAGAAGGTCACCCGCGAACTGCGGGCGGCGTTGATGACGGGCCGCCTTGAACCCGGGACGGTGTACTCGGCACCGGTGTTGGCCGACCAGTTCGGGGTGTCGGCCACTCCGGTGCGGGAGGCCATGCTCGACCTGGTCAAGGAAGGGCTCGTACAACCGGTGCGCAACAAGGGTTTCCGGGTCACTCGTATGGACGAGAAGGCGTTGGACGACTGCATCGAGGTGCGTCAGTTGATCGAGCCGGCGGCCGTGGAGCGGATCTCCCGGGAGGCTTCGGCCGAGGCGGTGATGCGGTGGATGCCGGTCGCCGAGGAGATCGTGGCCGCAGCCAGGGCCGGCGACATCACCGGCTACATCGACGCCGACATGCGGTTCCATTTGGGACTGTTGGGTGAGTCGGGAAACCGGCTGCTGGTCGACACCGTCCGCGACCTCCGATACCGGTCACGTCTGATGGGCATTCCGAAACTGGCCCGCGCCGGGATGTTGGAACCGTCGGCTCAGGAACATGTCGAGTTGCTGAAGTTGATGGCCGCACCGGACCCGGCCGCCGCACGTGAGTTGATGTGCCGTCACCTCGACCATGTCCGTGGCCTGTGGGCGGGTGTGTCAAGCCCGCCCACCCTCTGA
- a CDS encoding CDP-alcohol phosphatidyltransferase family protein: protein MWLGGVVSQSGDHPLAWRVWTIPNLVTMIRLCGIPVFCYLLLATDEVVAAVIVLAVGGGTDWVDGFLARRLRQESRFGQLLDPLVDRLYILVAIAVLTLVQLVPWQFTAVLLAREAVMLVVLLILRSRGFAPFEVHYTGKTATFIVFMSFPVLVLAGLYEPAAGWALPLGWALAWWGIVLYWLSAAIYVGQAVILLRRRSQVVA from the coding sequence ATGTGGTTGGGAGGCGTGGTGTCGCAGTCTGGTGACCACCCGTTGGCGTGGCGGGTGTGGACGATTCCCAACCTGGTGACGATGATCCGGTTGTGCGGTATTCCGGTGTTCTGCTACCTGCTGTTGGCGACCGACGAGGTCGTTGCCGCGGTCATCGTTCTGGCGGTAGGCGGTGGAACCGACTGGGTCGACGGATTCCTGGCTCGTCGCCTGCGGCAGGAGAGCCGGTTCGGACAGTTGCTCGACCCGTTGGTCGACCGGCTGTACATCCTGGTGGCCATCGCGGTCTTGACGCTGGTTCAGTTGGTGCCGTGGCAGTTCACCGCCGTGCTGTTGGCGCGCGAGGCGGTCATGCTGGTGGTGCTGCTGATCCTGCGGTCGCGTGGCTTCGCGCCCTTCGAGGTGCACTACACCGGTAAGACGGCCACGTTCATCGTGTTCATGTCCTTCCCGGTTCTGGTGTTGGCCGGTCTGTACGAACCGGCGGCCGGATGGGCGTTGCCGCTGGGATGGGCGCTGGCCTGGTGGGGGATTGTGCTGTATTGGCTGTCTGCGGCGATCTATGTTGGTCAGGCGGTGATTTTGCTCAGACGACGGTCGCAGGTGGTGGCGTGA